Genomic window (Maniola jurtina chromosome 8, ilManJurt1.1, whole genome shotgun sequence):
ctgaatgatgctagaggtcaacgaacgttccgtaaataggcaaCTCGAAATCATTGCTGAGTCGTATGTGGGCCATTGacccgaattttgcacgctatacaatgcgggtttgaaaaatactacttaaatcactacaagataaggcaaatggttattggcattggttTTTGTTAAGGAAGTATagtaataacgctaagtttttgctagtatTCTGGATAGACCCTGTATGAACATTATCTCTTCATATTATCCTAACTAGCCAACTAGCTAGTGGACGCCTTATACATTGGTGTAAGGTAAGTATAGCTTGCTTGGTTAGTACAAAATTTTAACATGACATAAACATCACATGCCCAAGTGTTGCAgtagaaaagtaaaaaaaaacttattggGTGAACCTACGCTTTAaaattgaattataaaataGGAGCCATTAGATACTTCCTAATTGCCTCAATTCCTAATAATAGTAAATGTAAGACTTTAGCTGTTTAAAAGttcgttactccttcacgccacaatcaCTCAACCGATTTGGATGTTGGAATactctgaattaacacataggctactttttatcccagaaaatttaGTTTCTgtgggatttctaaaaaacctatatccaacGAAGTGGTAGACATCAtctataaaacaagtgtaaattaaaaatttataacacctcctacaagtgaaggttacagtaactagaaaaaaagctgggaactttcaaacggcaaaaccgattttcttggattatagctaagaacactctcgatcaagccaccttttaaacacaaagaaactaaattaaaatcggttcattagtttaggagctacgatgccacagacagatacacagatacacactcaaacttataacgcccctctttttgggtcgggggttagttatAAATTTCCGTTTAACCTTTTGACTTTGCCACCTGAGTAATTGAATTTTAAAGTCGTGCGCAAACAGAATCATGTTTTCTTTTTGAATAAACCTCTACCGTTACAGTGCGGTCTCAGCTACGGCTctttttaataagtttattaCCGTACCGCTAACGAACGGTCGCAGTCCGACGCAAAttgacaataaataacaaatggCCACACGAAGCCACCCCCTTGTTTATACATCTACTTTTGCCTTTGTAATTATAGCGTTTGTGATTTATCTCCGCGTCTGTTCATTAGGCAGATTTCAATTGGATACTCGATGACAATCCTTTGACAATAATTGAGCATGCTATGATATAGGTAATTTGTAAACATAAAGTTATTATGCTAAGCAGTGAAAGTAGCGGTTAGCTAATTGGCTTATTTCTTACCATCTATAGTCTTATCATCTATACTCTGaaattactgaaccgattttaacaattCTTTCACCGTTAGACAGCTACTAGTAGTATCTGTCTACCAGTAGCAACTAGTAGCTGTAtaattactactactactactatgcTACAGACTGTCTAACTGCTACTAgtagctagtataaaataaaatgactggTCCTGTTTGACTGATTGATTAATTGACTGACTTATCTATCAACATACAGCCTAAGCTGCTGGGTatagaaacttaaaattttggcactaagggccttttcagtgcgacgcggatgaCCTACACGGACGTCCGCGACGgacggtaaaatgtatgaaacctcaacaacTCCGCGACGCGGACAGCTCCGCGTCGCTCTGAACGCGCTGTTGAGGTTTCATATATTTTACCGTCCGCCCGTCCGCGTCCGcgtccgcgtcgcactgaataGGGCCTAAGTCTTTTATAGCGTAAGTAAGTAGGTGAGtcctaaaaaaagatttttacaaaTTCCAAAGCTCAAGGTGTTTAATGAAGGATGAAAGCTTGCATGAAAATccataatttttcaatttatatccaTGAAACCTGTAATTGGGTCTTCGATTAAAATTAAGGAAACATAATATGAGGATCTCTGGATCTCCTCAATCCCGATTTGTTCACGTAGACAAaatccaagcatagctctctccatcgcccactgagtgactctttcttatgagatatgtttattttttttttgtcttaccTACGAGTAGGTGTTAATGAAATGCAATTTTTATAGATAACTATCCATCCCTCAGGAACCTGTTTTTGCCTGATTGCctgattttttgtttgattcAGAAATAATATTGCTTTATGGACACTAATGATGCCGTGGAATCTCGAACAAAATAATTCAGATTATAAGTATATTGTACCGTATGTTATGGTAAATGAAATGATACCCACTCAACGAAGAGTCCAACCCGCAGGTCAAAGTTTGCCCCGCTAAAGTGTCACTAACTACACCAATTAGGACTCGTTAAACTCATCGCGTTTGTTTGCCATCTGTTGAACTGTAATATTAGTTATATATAAAACATGAATTAAGGACATTCTCAGCGCCTGGCTTAATTGAAGTTATCCGTCTAATCTATTCGCCCGAGATTTTGTATTCAAAGATCATAATACATAGTGTCAAAGGAAATCAAATatctaaaaatttaatttaattaagctaagtTCAGATGATGTTTTTTTTACGCTAACCAAAACAACTAAAATCAATAACATCAAAACaaggaagaaaaaaaaaatgatttaaaatcatAAATGTATTCAGTACCACCGGTTTTTATTTCGAAAgttttccgcttggagcgctggttGTAGTTTACGTCCCGACCATCGATGTCCTCTCATCTCACCTTCTCAGGAGAGTAATGTAAATGCACCTTTAATTATATTGTTAAGTTAAAGTCATGtcaaagtttaacaatttcTTTTCCATCCATCCCCATTTCAGAAccgtcaaataatttatattagtcCAGATGATTGAAtggtgtaattacagagattagGAGTACGCCCCAAGTTAGACGACGAGTTGAGATTAAAGTTATACAAGAGAAATATTCCTCGACGTCGACTTGAGAAACTTTTGTCTTTGTATGTAAGAAAGTAAGAACAGGATCGTTTGTTTGAGTAGGGAAAGAATAAGGCTTTGATCACAACTCCCAAAGATAGCGAGTGTTCCTTCCTTTCTTGTTATACTTTGAGTTATTGTTTTgcataagtaataaaaaaagaaataagcaTAGAGCTTTACTTTGTCATATTATTGTGGATCAAGTCAACGAACACGTAAGATTGTAACAGAcatgatattatttttaggtttcaaggtacctataataatattacatgaCTGTAATCACAGACTGACAACCTGACAAACGGCTCAAACTCGGGTTTAggaatttgaaaagagcaactgctaaTTTTCTTGCCGACTCTTCTGAGTTAAATTTGCATTCCGAATCACAGacgtatgaaataaataaattttgatttgacATGATTTGAGATTGTCTGTAGGTTTCCCCTATGCCCGTAGATCtttactaagaaaggattttgggaTAATATCTAATGGTCCtattctaaaaattctttcactgatagatctGCCTTAGATCTGTGATATAAAttactaatatttatattatcatgTTTCTTATCCTATGTTTTTATTGGTTCACAGATTTCTGATAATATCCTTCGTGAAGAACCAATTTTCCAAAGTTACTTCAAAGGAAACAAAGGAGCTTTCGTGGCATATGAAACAAATATGAAACAAGAAGAGctcgttttaattttaagccTATAACAAATAAACTGCTGTATTGTATctacttgtttaattttttgtttttaccaGGGAACTTCaagttaattttttcaaaaaagttgATGAACCCAAGTGCCTGAGCTCTCttttagatgttttatttacttacataataataaccAATTCAGCTTCTGGTTCAtgttattcaataaataaaaaatatcatagaTATCATATAAGATATTTTATATCTTAAGCTAACTAAAAAGCAGCGTTAGTCTAGTGATTaggacgtcggcctcctattcggcgttcaggggttcgatcccaggcatgcacctctaatttttcgaatttatattatttacgttTTAAGCAACTATTATTAAATATCACCTGTTTTAACaacgaaggaaaacattgtgggGAAAACCTGTatacctaagagttctccataatgttttcatacTAATGAAATCTgacaatccacacttggtcaggGTGGTGGACTATAGTCAAACCCTTCCTATTCTGAAAGggaaacccgtgctctgtagtgagccggcgatgagttgttGATGACAAAGCGAACTTGAACAATACGGACGGTATTCAAACTGCTCGAGGCAATTTACCAAATAGCTCACGATAGGTGTTATCAACTGTCAATAGTCATCGTGCAAAGTGGATTAGTTGAGTTGATTATATTCAGGCTTCGTATTCCACagctattattatcatttatactTATACCCGCTACCGTATGCAGGTCGATTATGTTTTCTATGAGTGTCTATATATCCAGAAGCGAATATTCATGGTGattactcaaaaaaaaaaaaaaacaaaattcaaaatattttttaacaattacacttttacaagttcttttgaatcgtcaccagcatctaccactggttcggaatgcctttcctaccgagaataaccagcaagaaactcgactgACTGTAATTGATActcaactagctaatgcccgagacttcgttcgcgtggatttagatttctaaaaaatcccgtgggaactccttgatttgccgggataaaaagttgcctatgccaatttccgggacgtaagagctacctttgtacctttcatataagtCGGTTAAACGGCTGAGCCTTTAACAATCCcgtgaaactctttgatttttcgggatataaagtagcctatgtccgtccacgctatgtaagctaactctgtaccaaataaaatagaattagaaataggtattaaaaaatgttaatacagattttaatattctaaaaaGATCAAAGAAAAATTTTATGCATACTTGAAAGTCATAAAAATGTTTCGTTTGTCACCCCTTGACATGGCAAGGTTGGTATGCTTTGACAGAGTCACAGacattaatttgtaaaaaaattacatacgcGTTTACTAAGTACGGCCAATGTTAGTGTTCATGATAAACCAGACTAGCTGGGATAGTATTTGCAAGCATAGGCATAAAGATGTATTTAGGagctaaaatttttttattttttactaaccaactttaattagtaataatatctgctatataattacatatataaaaggggaaactgactgacataatatcaaTGTAAAGTTTAACATGCTGGGTTTACAAACTTGAGTTTTGTACGTAGGCTCTCTTCATAACTACACCCCGGACACTTCATATAAGTGacattttttttactctttatttTAAGGAGTTTTCTTTCCGTTTGGTATATGTCACTCCGTAAGGCCACATTATAAAACCACTTACTTGCGTAAGGCCTTCTTGTTCGGCCGTAACAAAccctagcctcatccgacagaggttgggatagggcTCCGTTACAGCCGCGAAGCCTGGGAAATCAAGTGAATACCTCCTATCTCTCCGCCTCGTTACGAACATATTCCAGTAATAAGTGGTGTACGTCCTTATGTAAGCGACATTTAATCATCTACTATTCAACAAGGTCAGCGCTATACGTAACGAGCGGGACAAAGGCAAAGATTTACATGATACTACTAGGCGTACCTACTCTAAGTTGGGGAGGACTGTATTGCTGTTTTAGTTCCCGcaccaagaaaggattttgaaaattttctaaaaatagcctaaatccacgcacaCAAAGTCTGTATCAACAAGTAATAGTATATAGAACAGTATTATCCACCTTTTGTCCTCTTGAACTTTTATTAcgcatttaggtaggtattatcatAAATTATTAGTATAATGAAGTCGGGACACTGgggaatttattaaataaacttcATAACAAATCGTATTGATTAGATAAAAAGTTTCAAGAACAAAAGGTTAGGAATTACGATGCAGGTCATCGATACAGTATGCTCTAGTTTGagctgatattataataattataatacttattattgatataattagagaaaatacaaatttatttatttcaaatactTGTCGTATAGTATTCACAAAGTGTGGCATAGATGCGGTAGAAAGCGATATGCAAGTGTTATAATGAACTTAGCCTAGTAGGTAATTAGAACACATCTGTTATCCGCGATTACAAAACTCTTTGTCACATTATTACAAATCTGCTGTGCATAATTCCtactattaagtatattattatgtattgattAACAAAGAATGCCCCTAATGAGTCACCGAAAACTTTCACTTATAAGCAATGAGTTTCAATAAAACATgccaattttattgaaatattaaaattggtaTGACATAAAAGTTACTGATTTCTTTTAAACACACTGTATATTGATTTTCCTTGATAAGTCGCGCTTGCTTTTTTAACTGTAAATTTAGTGTTctgtttctttaaaaataagtgAGTTCCTTTAAAATCAGTGAAAATAACTAAGTGTATCTACAAAATGGGAACGATTTATTTAGTTCTGTCTCTATGTGTTTTGCAAGTGCATTCGATGGCGCTCAAGGGACCAGTTTTAACAAGATACCAGCCGTGTGGACTTGGTGTgatctattttgacaaaataacgGATATGCTGTGGCGTGCGGAAATAAATCTTGAGTTATATCAAAACCTTGGGGAGGTTGAGATTATAATCGTTTATGAAAAAGAGATGGCGCTTTTTGGGGTAAATGATAATGTTCACATATTTTCTCAGATATGCGACTTGCTAAGGTTACCCGAACGCCTGGGCTTCTTGGTGTCAGGCACGTAGATTTTTGCCTGAGCCAACCATGTTGACTGTttaaaatgttagcttaatgcTTGAGTCAAGCATTTACGTGCTTGACGGTGATTGatgcgattttatatttttacttgaCGCGACTTGCACTTTGTTTTGCTTGCTCAAGCTGCTTGAGCAAGCAAAACAAAACCACGTGCTTGTCATCAAGCCGCATGACCAACTCGAAAACCCTTGAGATAAAAGAAGATACCtcaacttttaataataattgtcaatTTATTTACAGGTATCTCACAACAGCACAGTTTTTATTAACAATGATTCGCACAATTTCACATTTATACCAAACGAAGGCGTTCCTGACAAATACCACATCTATACTTCGATAAAAGAAAACACTACAGCTTCAGTGCCAATAGTGAAAAGTTTCACGTTAAATAGGATAGTGATGTGTAATGATTTCCTTAAGGTAAATTATATCTTTTGCAATATAAATAATccttaaaagttaatttaacatttacataataatgtttACTGATTCAGTCAAGTATCATTACgctattataactaatcatcatcataatctaGAGATTGCTCAATGCCAAGTTACCCCCCTTCCTTCTAAGACTGTATTACCACTTAGTACCAAGTGTGATCGCAGTGAagtgctaacttgtaatggaatttaaaaaaaaaaaacaattttttaggCAGCGGATACAATAAGCTCTTTAGATGCAACCCAACCTGATGATACAGAATACCGGCATACCTGTGGAAGACGATCACTAAGTCACACAGAATTAAACTACGTACGAACAGAATCCGTCCAGGCCGGAGATTGGCCGTGGCATGTGGCCATACTAATTAAAAAGCCTTTCACAGACCTTGCCAACTATCATTGCGGAGGAAACGTAATATCTACGATGGCGATTCTTACCGGTATGATTTTACTTTTCTGTTCGATTACATCCTTGTTTGGCGGCGTCTCTTCCGTCAACGATCGTTCTGAtattttcttttcctttttttgtaatatgagccatgctaatcatgactaatactcccttttcccctccaattaagcgtcaagcttgtgccagaagtgggtacgacaatagtgcaacgggtggggttaaaccgccaacctttcggaattcagtccacttctcaaccgttgagctatcgaggctctacaaTTTTacagaatttaattttttttgtattgtataaaAGTATCTAGCTGTCAGTTTGGTAAATCTATTGGGTTAAGAcgaaagatttgtattttttttttatttttcagctggGCATTGTGTGCTCTTAACAAACGGCAAATTAAGAGAAGCGACCAGCATAGTAATTGAAGCCGGAGTAACGAATCTTAGAGATGTAGATCAAATTGGAAGACAAACACGTTTTGTAAGTATCATCACAGCTTATATTCCTTATCACCAATGAGCTCGGGGTTTTAACCAGGGTACCAGAAAGAGGTTATGAGCATCACCAATGAAAAATACGATACAGAGGGAGCTTGCCTAGTCTtagatcatcatgatcaacccgtcaccggctcactactgagcacgggtctccttatAGAATGAGTCCCcagtccactacgctggccatgtgtggattagcagacttcacacacctttgtgaacattatggagaactctcaagtagtatttaattgcttaaaacgcacatagctccgaaaaattacaagtgcgtgcccgggatcgaaccccgacctcccgaatagaacgGCAacgtatattataaatataaccGTATaagtaggaacagcattccgaaccagtggtagattattttgacgattcaaaagcacttgtaaaagtttaattgaataaaaataatttgaatttgaatttgaatttgaaccgacagttgattgatattgaaggtatctgtaccaagtaaagactttgtcgttgacctcgaggacccaactcctcaaccctgatgctgttgaaggaattgcattcctaaatcctggtgatctctcgggatttttaaaggattatccgtttaaatgtttttacgtggtacagaaacatgttgcatcccagagacgggCTATtatggataggctactttttgtccagggaaatcaaaagttcccacgagatccacgagggcgaagctgcgggcatcagctagtttgtaatAGTAATAGTATATTAGTAGTACTATGGATTTTAATATAGATTATTTTCCCACATAATCATACCGGTCATTTACTGGATGTACGTAACAATATAAAAGATTTCCTAGTTACAGTCTTGTTATAACGGCCATACATTCCCTGGGCCTTGCAATGAAGCCCCCGTACATATTAATCCGTCTTTTATACTGGTTTGAATTGCAGGCGGAAAGAATAATTCTGCATCCCGGGTACAGCGAGGACCAAGCTACTTCAGACCTCGCTATTGTGGTAGTAAATAAACTACGGTATACTGAATACGTCCAACCCATTTGTGTATGGGGTCCGGTGTACGACAAAACTGAGCTTTTTGGCAAGCAGGCTGTGGTTAGTGTTCATTTGTATCTACCTATAGTCtgtacaaaaaccggccaagtgcgagtcagactcgtgcaccaagggttccgtactagcgtgttttttccgacatttcatactataaatcaaaaacttatatccataaaaataaagataaatctattttagaatgtacattgtacaggttaagccctttcatatggtatagttatcttactttgaaaatgtaaaaaaaaacatacaatatAGGTACTAAGTTCTTATAATATAGGAATAGAATATAGGTACAACATCAGATATTATTGATTTCATCCAACAACGTAAGAAGTAAAAACGCATATGTCGTGTACTTGCATAACactttcaacaagtgtaaattaaaaatttataacacccccgacaagtgaaggttacagtaactagaaaacagctgataactttcaacggctgaaccgattttcttggattataactaagaacactctcgatcaagtcacctttcaaacaaaaaaaaaaaaactaaattaaaatcggttcattagtttaggagctacgatgacacagacagatacacagatacatagatacacagatacacacgtcaaacttataacacccctctttttgggtcgggggttaaaaaagagatggttctcaattcgggcggtttttttaataatttttttttaccgtttCAGATTACAGGATTTGGAACTACGGAACAAAATCTGCAATCTGATACTCTCAGGTCAACCAATACGATGGTCCAGAATGACACCATTTGCAACGCATTTGCTCCCGACTTATATCCTAAACTCCTAAATGAATTTACTTTCTGCGCTGGTTTTGGACCCAATGCTGGttggtttttgtttttctttgttatttatgtttatattatgGTATTCGCGATTCTGATGGCAATTAAATTTTAGGTATGAACGCTCTTTTCCTtatcaatgtaataagaaaaggaggGACGAAACTATCTAACGTATGTTCTAGCGTGCCATGATAGCTCATTATTcgtttattcatattttcaaaaaaaaaaacattgatcactttgttaaattaaagtaaaaaaccAATTGtacttttaaaacaataaacctTTCTGTATTCATTCGCCCTTATTAAAAGGTAGTCGTGGAAACTTGAAACTATTACTCTTTCGACACGACTGGCCAAAaaagtgtatgtatgtatgcatatgagtttctttgttccatcataacttctaaatgcccgaacagatttagatgtattgggtatcgttagaatctttAAATCATCGCAAATGACACTGGCtatgaatttgaaaaaatacattaaaaaaattcaatatgatAGAGCAgtagtttttaaatttctttaattattattattatttattattacttgttTGCACAGGTATAAATCCCCGAAATGGAGATAGTGGTGGCGGTCTATTCATACCCACGAAGCAAGCAGACCACAAAGTGAGCTGGTTCCTCCGAGGAATCCTGTCCAAGTGCGGCCACCGAACTGTTGACAAGTTTTGTGACCCCAAGTACTATGTCATTTACACAGACGTCGGCCCTCACTATGGTTGGATATACCATAACGCTGGTTTAATTTTTTCTAGCAATATTATGTCGTGATGTAttctaattaaaactaaaatacatacttattataattgcgaaagagtgtctgtctgacGATTACTTTTCTCGCCTCGACTACTGATTATAATCGATCTTGATGAAGGTGTTGAAACTTGGATGAATCCAAATACTGATTCCAAGCGAAGTATTAGGCATCAATAAACTACCTAATAAGACTGAGaagtaaacaatattttatctCAAATTGTACACGAATCCTGTAAGTTCtttaatagttataatattagttgtaggtacctattataaaagtaaataaagtataaagttaaaataaacgATGAAACTAGCCAATt
Coding sequences:
- the LOC123867899 gene encoding phenoloxidase-activating factor 3-like, coding for MGTIYLVLSLCVLQVHSMALKGPVLTRYQPCGLGVIYFDKITDMLWRAEINLELYQNLGEVEIIIVYEKEMALFGVSHNSTVFINNDSHNFTFIPNEGVPDKYHIYTSIKENTTASVPIVKSFTLNRIVMCNDFLKAADTISSLDATQPDDTEYRHTCGRRSLSHTELNYVRTESVQAGDWPWHVAILIKKPFTDLANYHCGGNVISTMAILTAGHCVLLTNGKLREATSIVIEAGVTNLRDVDQIGRQTRFAERIILHPGYSEDQATSDLAIVVVNKLRYTEYVQPICVWGPVYDKTELFGKQAVITGFGTTEQNLQSDTLRSTNTMVQNDTICNAFAPDLYPKLLNEFTFCAGFGPNAGINPRNGDSGGGLFIPTKQADHKVSWFLRGILSKCGHRTVDKFCDPKYYVIYTDVGPHYGWIYHNAGLIFSSNIMS